In Vespula pensylvanica isolate Volc-1 chromosome 2, ASM1446617v1, whole genome shotgun sequence, the genomic window TGAAAGATTTggtaatctttattttctaactTGAACATCTTAATCTTTACTCCTATTATAAACTAATCATTTTAGGTATTCATAATACAATTTCTATGGCATTAGATAAAATTGATCCTGAAGGGTTAAAATCATTGCATGTTAGTTTTGATATTGATTCTCTAGATCCTCTGGAAGCTCCAAGTACAGGAACTGCAGGTATacaatttgtaattttcatactttaattaaaattttataaattatattgcacataaatattatcttgtCTTTTACAGTACGTGGTGGATTAACTCTTCGAGAAGCAATTCATATAATGGAAGAAATCCATAGAACTCGTAGATTAAATGCTATTGATATAGTAGAAGTAAATCCTTATATTGGCGATCAACGAGATGTTAAATTAACTATAGAAGCTgcaatatacattatacaagCTGCTTTAGGATATAGTAGACGTGGTTTGAAAGTTCCTAAAGGCATTACTGATATGCCATTACAAACATTTAGATAACATAGAAATAAAtctgtattttaatttaaatacacttgtctttttttatataaacaaatattaattacattaaaataattttttataattaatatattataaatctaactacgatatatttgttattgatGCACTGTCATCTTTGATCACAAACACTTTACCAGGTATTTCTTTAATCGTTAGTTCTACCTTATAAATATTCGCAACCAATTCTTTCTCAGCATTATTAACTATATTAGCTTCGATACGTAATTCTCCACATTTTTGAGATCCTATGACAGGAACTGTAAACCAAgtaatattttcctttgttccatttttttcattatcactTATattcactcttttttcttctattggACTTCCCAATAAATCTACTGCTTTTGGAtgattgtataaatattgcattccatctttatataatttagttttACGAAGATCATTCTGTATTTTGAAGCGAAATGCATATCCTGTTCCAGCTACTATAAAACCAGTAACACTAGCAATTTTTGTTAATGTTTGAAGCGAGATCATctgtattaaataaatgactCGTGTTATACACAAAGTTACTAAAATGCTTTCtgcttcgataaaaaaaaaaaaaaaaaaaaaaaaaaaaattattcacttATTTtaacacaaatttttttctggaaccgatttcattttccaatttattaatttaaattatatttgtaaaagaagaattaaacaaattgttaaatttCCAACATTACCTTCGTAATGTTGCTTCGAGAATTTGAGGTTATATGACATGTGtactattaatattcttcACCGTTCagtcatttataaaaatgttattatatagataatcataaataacgtaattattaaaaaaataacctATTAACTATTTCCAACtagttgaaaaattatatattttacatatcaattgataatattgtattactattatatcaCCCCCTTATATGGCATGGAAGAGTCCTTAAAACTCTTCATACCTCTATGCGACTTCAGCGACAAATGTGGACAAAGTACGAACTAAAAGTGCAATAGAGAAATACTATCCCAACTATgcatctattatatatataagcttaCGTAAGTTATATACCTCTTATGTATAATCTAAGAGATCGAATTACTCtatgatagaaatttttatatatcataaaagtaGTAGTACATCTGttaaaaacaggaaaaaatcCATATACCAGATTATACTTCTCTAAagatagattaattaaaaagtatttattaattgtacaaattttatacttttgaaATATGTGAATATGACGACGAGAATAAGGGCGATAGAAAATGTGGTATTTAAACTGAAAGtcataaataagaattaataagaacgtgtaacaaaaaataaaaataattacaaaattagaaTCAGTGcatttctttaagaaattaCTTTAGAATTTTACATCTAATCTGTTTATCTATGAAAGTACGTTTAGcaatataagatattttaatgtttaattagaaagaaaaaatattgaaaacgcACTGAGATAtacagccattcgcccggtagtacttgcgttaTGTAATCTAGatttagaatttaatttatcgcAAGTAATACCGACCCAGATCTCAccacgtggaggttgctgcatgtGGAGATCCATGAGTTAATGATGACTCTATTCTAAAATCCAAATTCCAAGATGACATGCCATTTATGAAAGATTCAAGCTTCTTGATTAACAGCAGGTGGTTAAGATTTGATTTATGGATAGCTCCATCTTTCAACACCGGAAGTATCAGTTATCACTATTTAACATGTGTTTCGTATCTGATGAAAGATTTCAAACTCCCgcgtaaaagtaaaaattt contains:
- the LOC122638013 gene encoding uncharacterized protein LOC122638013 codes for the protein MISLQTLTKIASVTGFIVAGTGYAFRFKIQNDLRKTKLYKDGMQYLYNHPKAVDLLGSPIEEKRVNISDNEKNGTKENITWFTVPVIGSQKCGELRIEANIVNNAEKELVANIYKVELTIKEIPGKVFVIKDDSASITNIS